The following coding sequences lie in one Candidatus Brocadia sp. genomic window:
- a CDS encoding YbaK/EbsC family protein codes for MPVKRLKEFLDSQNIKYVTISHSRAFMAKETATSAHIPWKELAKTVMVKIDGKMAMAVLPASCKVDFDLLRKATGSGKIEIADEKEFKDLFPGCEVGAMPPFGNLYGMDVFVARSLTEDKEIAFNAGSHRELVRMAYKDFERLVKPKVMEFSIET; via the coding sequence GTGCCAGTGAAAAGATTAAAAGAATTTTTGGACAGTCAGAACATTAAGTACGTCACTATTAGCCATTCCCGTGCCTTTATGGCCAAGGAAACTGCAACATCTGCCCATATTCCATGGAAGGAATTGGCTAAGACAGTCATGGTGAAAATCGATGGAAAAATGGCTATGGCCGTTCTTCCGGCTTCCTGTAAAGTAGATTTTGACCTTTTGAGAAAGGCAACGGGATCGGGTAAGATTGAAATCGCCGATGAGAAGGAATTTAAGGATCTGTTTCCCGGGTGTGAAGTTGGCGCCATGCCGCCTTTTGGTAATCTTTATGGAATGGACGTTTTTGTGGCAAGAAGTTTGACAGAAGACAAAGAGATAGCGTTCAACGCAGGTTCACACAGGGAACTGGTCAGGATGGCATACAAGGATTTCGAACGGCTGGTGAAACCGAAGGTAATGGAGTTTTCAATTGAAACCTGA
- the gyrA gene encoding DNA gyrase subunit A — protein MVERRENIKELFIEEEMKDSYLSYAMSVIMSRALPDVRDGLKPSQRRILVAMNDLGLGPRSKFRKCAKIAGDTTGNYHPHGEQVVYPTLVRMAQDFNYRYPLIEGQGNFGSIDGDPPAAMRYTEARMTEATMVIMEDLERETVDYVPNYDDTRTEPVVLPSKFPNLLCNGCSGIAVGMATSIPPHNVNEICDGIIAVIDTPEITIDELMKIIKGPDFPTGALICGTEGIKEGYRTGRGTITVRARAHVETSKSGKKSIVVTEIPYQLNRDNILERIAELVREEQLKGIADIRNESDREGSRLVIDLKKGEDEEVVLNQLYKHTKLQDSFSIIMIALINNRPETLNLKQMLSYYIEHRKVVIIRRTNYLLEKAQARAHILEGLRIALQHIDEIIRLIKTSDSVESARQGLISKFSLSELQANAILDMKLQRLTGLEQGKIEEEYKKLCADIKEYQAILANEKLVLDIIKKDIGEIKERFGDKRRTEIVSAATEFNIEDLIAEESNAVIITHEGYIKRLPLTSYRRQHRGGKGVAGADMKEGDFIEHLFVASTHDYILFFTDQGRVYWLKVYDIPQMARTSKGRALVNLLEFKEGEKVTSLIPVRDFDERQLVMATSNGIIKKTVLNAYGNPKKGGIIAINLDEGDKLIGVKLTNGKQDIILGTEQGKAMRFSEEDVRTMGRVTHGVKGITLKENDKVRDIVIVDENASLLTVCEKGFGKRTDFAEYPVHHRGGQGVINIKTTDRNGKVVALIDVRDEDELIMITARGQVIRTPVNTIRAIGRNTQGVTLFSIEGGDKLVSVARVVPEETKTGEGTEKALGGAAAEEKIVEKSAQEENEEENI, from the coding sequence ATGGTTGAAAGAAGAGAAAATATAAAAGAATTATTTATCGAAGAAGAGATGAAGGATTCGTATCTGAGTTACGCCATGAGCGTTATCATGAGCCGTGCACTTCCCGACGTAAGGGATGGCCTGAAACCATCACAGAGACGTATCCTGGTTGCCATGAATGACCTCGGACTCGGTCCCCGTTCTAAATTTAGAAAGTGTGCCAAGATTGCAGGCGATACTACAGGCAATTATCATCCCCACGGAGAGCAGGTAGTCTATCCTACCCTCGTCCGGATGGCGCAGGATTTTAATTACCGATATCCCCTGATAGAGGGGCAAGGGAACTTCGGTTCCATCGATGGAGACCCGCCCGCCGCCATGCGTTACACAGAAGCGCGTATGACAGAAGCCACCATGGTCATTATGGAAGACCTGGAAAGGGAGACCGTTGATTATGTACCCAATTATGACGATACCCGGACGGAGCCGGTTGTCCTTCCTTCGAAATTTCCCAATTTGCTCTGCAATGGTTGCTCTGGTATAGCAGTCGGGATGGCTACAAGTATTCCGCCACATAATGTGAATGAAATTTGTGATGGAATTATTGCGGTTATTGACACCCCCGAAATCACCATTGATGAATTAATGAAGATCATCAAAGGGCCTGATTTCCCCACAGGGGCGCTCATCTGTGGTACCGAGGGGATCAAAGAGGGTTATCGGACTGGTCGCGGAACAATTACCGTACGTGCACGTGCACACGTCGAAACATCCAAGAGCGGGAAAAAGAGCATTGTCGTGACCGAGATACCCTATCAGCTTAACAGGGATAATATCCTGGAACGAATTGCTGAATTAGTACGGGAAGAACAACTGAAAGGCATTGCAGACATCCGTAATGAAAGTGACCGGGAAGGGAGCCGTCTGGTTATTGATCTGAAGAAAGGTGAGGACGAAGAAGTTGTTTTAAACCAGCTTTACAAACACACCAAACTCCAGGACAGTTTTAGTATCATCATGATTGCCCTGATCAACAACCGGCCGGAAACGCTCAATCTGAAACAGATGTTGAGCTACTATATCGAGCACCGAAAGGTTGTTATCATACGCAGAACAAACTATTTGCTGGAGAAGGCACAGGCAAGGGCACATATCCTGGAAGGATTACGGATTGCACTCCAGCATATCGATGAAATTATCCGGCTGATCAAGACCTCCGACTCTGTAGAAAGTGCACGCCAGGGACTTATCAGTAAATTTTCCCTCTCAGAACTTCAAGCCAACGCCATCCTGGATATGAAACTCCAGAGGTTAACGGGACTCGAACAGGGAAAGATCGAGGAAGAATATAAAAAATTATGCGCCGATATCAAAGAATATCAGGCTATCCTTGCCAATGAAAAGTTGGTGCTGGATATTATCAAAAAAGATATCGGGGAAATTAAAGAACGTTTTGGTGATAAACGCCGTACGGAGATTGTCAGCGCTGCTACTGAGTTTAATATAGAAGACCTGATTGCGGAGGAAAGCAATGCTGTTATCATTACTCACGAAGGATATATAAAACGGTTACCTCTCACATCCTACCGGAGACAACATCGTGGCGGTAAGGGAGTTGCAGGTGCCGACATGAAAGAGGGAGATTTCATAGAACATTTATTTGTAGCATCGACACATGACTATATCCTGTTTTTTACCGATCAGGGCCGGGTTTACTGGCTCAAGGTTTACGATATTCCGCAAATGGCCAGAACGTCCAAAGGTCGGGCGCTCGTCAATTTGCTGGAATTTAAAGAAGGCGAAAAGGTAACTTCTCTTATTCCCGTGAGAGATTTTGACGAACGGCAATTGGTCATGGCGACCAGCAACGGCATTATCAAAAAGACCGTGTTAAACGCCTATGGAAATCCAAAAAAGGGTGGTATTATTGCTATTAACCTGGATGAGGGGGATAAGTTGATCGGTGTTAAATTAACGAACGGTAAACAGGACATCATCCTTGGTACCGAACAGGGAAAGGCCATGCGTTTCTCCGAAGAGGATGTCAGAACCATGGGACGAGTAACCCACGGGGTAAAAGGGATCACACTCAAGGAGAACGACAAGGTAAGGGATATCGTGATTGTTGACGAGAATGCCTCTCTGTTGACCGTTTGCGAAAAAGGTTTCGGAAAACGTACCGATTTTGCAGAATATCCCGTCCATCATCGGGGCGGGCAGGGTGTTATAAATATTAAGACCACCGACAGGAACGGAAAGGTCGTGGCGCTGATTGATGTGAGAGACGAAGACGAACTAATAATGATTACCGCACGGGGACAGGTTATACGTACACCGGTGAATACCATTCGCGCCATCGGAAGGAATACACAAGGGGTCACGCTTTTTTCTATAGAAGGGGGAGATAAACTGGTCTCCGTTGCGCGGGTTGTTCCAGAAGAAACAAAAACTGGAGAGGGTACAGAAAAAGCCTTAGGAGGGGCTGCGGCAGAAGAAAAAATCGTGGAGAAAAGCGCTCAGGAGGAAAATGAAGAGGAAAATATCTGA
- a CDS encoding flavin reductase family protein: protein MKKSLGAKTIVYPTPVFIVGTYDKAGKPNVMNVAWGGLCCSSPPAVAVSVRKATYTYGNIVERKAFTVNIPSEVYVKEADYFGIASGGKEDKLSVTGLTPVKSDLVDAPYINEFPFALECKLIHTIEIGLHTQFIGEIVDVKAEEFVLGENGTLDIEKVHPVLYAPENRAYYGVGACLGKAFSIGKQMKSH, encoded by the coding sequence ATGAAAAAATCTTTAGGCGCAAAAACTATTGTATACCCCACCCCGGTTTTTATTGTGGGTACCTACGATAAGGCTGGAAAACCAAACGTGATGAATGTGGCATGGGGAGGTCTTTGTTGTTCCAGTCCGCCAGCGGTAGCAGTTTCTGTCCGGAAGGCCACGTATACATATGGAAATATTGTAGAGCGAAAGGCTTTTACGGTAAATATTCCTTCTGAAGTCTATGTTAAAGAGGCTGATTATTTTGGGATTGCATCAGGAGGAAAGGAGGACAAGCTTTCCGTTACTGGACTTACGCCCGTTAAGAGCGACCTTGTCGATGCCCCGTATATTAATGAGTTTCCGTTTGCTCTGGAGTGTAAATTGATTCACACCATTGAAATAGGATTGCATACCCAGTTTATTGGGGAGATCGTGGATGTCAAGGCTGAAGAATTTGTGCTTGGAGAAAATGGTACCCTTGATATAGAAAAAGTTCATCCGGTTTTATATGCCCCGGAGAATCGGGCGTATTACGGTGTTGGTGCGTGTCTTGGCAAGGCATTCTCTATAGGCAAACAGATGAAAAGTCATTGA
- a CDS encoding DNA polymerase III subunit alpha, whose protein sequence is MSKDNFIHLHVHSEYSLLDGACKIHDLVDKAAQLKMSALALTDHGNMFGAVEFYEAAKSRGIKPVLGYEAYVAQGSRLDKESKNGKETLSHITLLAENNEGYRNLLKLTTSAYLEGFYYKPRIDKALLKTHSKGIICLSGCMTSEINRYLINNRLEEAIKVAKEYKDIFGPDHFYLEVQNNGIEQQARLVSEAAEIGKKLGIHLVATNDIHYMNMDDATAHDALLCINTGKHLSDVQRLRFGTNEFYFKNFQEMYTVFQHTPEAIENTLKIAERCNVEMTFGKMHLPKFIAPNGMSNSAYLRKLCEEGAVQKYGSITQSIRERLDYELKVIESTGFVDYFLIVWDFIHFAVQQRIPATGRGSGAGSMVAYVLNITNIDPIENDLLFERFLNAERISMPDLDIDFCAEGREKVIQYVRGKYGGDSNVAQIITFGTMKAKAVIRDVGRVMNIPLSEVDKVAKLIPNTLNITLKQAMEQEPALKTLYENEKHIHELFDISKKLEGLCRHASVHAAGIVISDEPLTEYVPLAKNGDVVTTQFYDEILVDKIGLLKADFLGVRKLTVLDKALKLIRETREEDVDLTKIPMDDRKTYELLSRGDVKGVFQVETSRGFKELLKKLKPDKFADILPLVALYRPGPLQSGMVDSFINRKHGKEEVTYLHPSLEPILKETYGVILYQEQVMRIANRLAGFTLNQADNLRKAMGKKKPEIMAKFKDQFINGAVVNGIPKEIAISIFELMEYFAGYGFNKSHSAAYAVITYQTAYLKANYPVQYMVAQLSCEKQNMDKIVDYIEDCRHMSIDVLPPDINESQNDFTISSGNKIRFGLGAIKNVGDKAIESIIQSRDREGRYTSILDVCKRVDLRVVNKQVIESLIKSGCFDSLHDNRAKLLAGLDTAMQIGSIANKDRRIGQKSLFDIPSNLDQSGKKDFPEESDVERWSEKEIRQAEKESLGFYLTSHPLHAYEEKIKQLSTVSSAEISEHAEGEDVIIGGIITNLKPSTTKRGDPMMYITLEDMKGATECVIFSKELKTYQPLLNRDEVVFVKGQIGFQSTAPSLRIKEIIAEKDSFKRLVKCVTIRFETSDFDESKFIQLRETIRRHSGTCPLFFEISTPNQGNVHIKASSQYFVSVTDDFLSCTKELFGPDALQINQSEILAMV, encoded by the coding sequence ATGAGCAAAGATAATTTTATCCACCTTCACGTCCACAGTGAGTACAGCCTCCTTGACGGCGCCTGCAAAATTCATGACCTCGTAGATAAGGCCGCCCAACTGAAGATGTCTGCCCTCGCCCTCACCGATCATGGCAACATGTTCGGTGCCGTGGAATTTTACGAAGCTGCAAAGTCCAGGGGAATAAAGCCTGTTCTGGGTTATGAGGCATATGTGGCACAGGGCAGCCGTCTTGACAAAGAATCGAAGAATGGAAAAGAAACGCTCAGTCACATCACCCTCCTTGCGGAAAACAACGAAGGCTATCGCAATCTTTTAAAGCTCACCACATCCGCATATCTGGAGGGCTTTTACTATAAACCAAGGATCGATAAGGCGCTTCTCAAGACACATTCCAAGGGGATTATTTGTCTCAGCGGTTGTATGACCTCGGAAATCAATCGTTATTTAATAAATAATCGCCTGGAAGAGGCAATAAAAGTGGCAAAGGAATATAAGGATATCTTTGGTCCGGATCATTTTTACCTGGAAGTTCAAAATAACGGAATCGAACAGCAGGCAAGATTAGTTTCAGAAGCGGCAGAAATTGGGAAGAAATTAGGTATTCACCTCGTTGCGACGAATGATATTCACTATATGAATATGGATGATGCCACCGCCCACGATGCCCTCCTCTGCATCAATACAGGAAAGCACCTGTCAGACGTTCAAAGACTGCGTTTCGGAACAAATGAATTTTACTTTAAAAATTTTCAGGAAATGTACACGGTCTTTCAGCACACACCCGAAGCCATTGAAAATACGTTAAAAATTGCCGAACGCTGTAACGTGGAAATGACCTTCGGGAAGATGCACCTGCCTAAATTCATTGCGCCAAACGGCATGTCCAATAGCGCCTACCTGAGAAAACTCTGTGAGGAGGGCGCAGTTCAAAAATATGGTTCCATTACACAGAGTATCCGTGAACGTCTGGACTACGAGCTTAAGGTTATCGAAAGCACGGGATTTGTGGACTATTTCCTGATTGTCTGGGACTTTATTCATTTCGCTGTGCAACAACGCATCCCTGCCACAGGACGCGGCTCCGGGGCAGGCAGCATGGTTGCTTATGTGCTCAATATTACCAATATTGACCCCATAGAAAACGATTTATTGTTTGAGAGGTTTTTGAATGCAGAAAGAATCTCCATGCCCGATCTGGATATTGATTTCTGTGCGGAAGGCCGTGAAAAGGTCATCCAGTACGTTCGGGGAAAATACGGCGGCGACAGTAACGTTGCCCAGATTATTACCTTTGGGACAATGAAGGCAAAGGCTGTTATCCGGGATGTGGGACGGGTGATGAATATTCCTCTTTCTGAAGTGGACAAGGTGGCTAAGCTAATTCCCAACACGCTTAATATTACTTTAAAGCAGGCCATGGAGCAGGAACCCGCATTAAAGACGCTGTATGAAAATGAAAAACACATCCACGAACTGTTTGATATTTCAAAAAAGCTGGAAGGCCTGTGCCGCCACGCATCAGTGCATGCGGCAGGTATCGTAATTTCGGATGAACCGTTAACCGAATATGTCCCGCTGGCAAAAAATGGTGACGTGGTCACGACGCAATTCTATGATGAAATACTGGTAGATAAGATTGGACTGCTAAAGGCGGATTTTCTTGGCGTCCGGAAGTTGACGGTGCTTGACAAAGCCCTCAAATTAATCCGGGAAACCAGGGAGGAGGACGTCGATCTCACAAAGATCCCCATGGATGACAGGAAAACTTATGAATTGTTATCCCGCGGAGATGTAAAGGGTGTCTTCCAGGTAGAAACCAGCCGCGGATTCAAGGAATTGCTAAAGAAACTAAAACCGGACAAATTTGCAGATATCTTGCCGCTGGTGGCCTTGTACAGACCCGGCCCCCTGCAGAGTGGCATGGTGGACTCCTTTATCAACCGGAAGCACGGAAAAGAGGAGGTCACCTATCTCCACCCATCCCTTGAACCTATCCTGAAAGAAACCTATGGGGTAATCCTCTACCAAGAGCAGGTCATGCGCATCGCTAATCGTTTGGCCGGGTTTACCTTAAATCAGGCCGATAACCTTCGTAAGGCCATGGGAAAGAAGAAACCCGAGATCATGGCAAAATTCAAAGACCAATTTATCAATGGCGCTGTGGTAAATGGGATCCCGAAAGAAATCGCCATAAGCATATTCGAATTGATGGAGTACTTTGCCGGATACGGCTTCAACAAGTCCCATTCTGCCGCCTATGCAGTGATCACGTATCAAACGGCCTACCTGAAGGCAAATTATCCTGTTCAGTACATGGTCGCTCAGCTGAGCTGTGAAAAGCAGAACATGGATAAGATCGTGGACTATATCGAGGACTGCCGTCACATGAGTATCGATGTACTTCCCCCGGATATTAATGAAAGTCAAAACGACTTTACGATTTCCAGCGGGAACAAGATACGGTTTGGATTGGGTGCAATCAAAAATGTAGGTGACAAGGCTATCGAGTCCATAATCCAGTCGAGGGATAGGGAGGGTAGGTACACCTCAATCCTGGATGTGTGCAAACGGGTTGATTTGCGTGTTGTCAACAAACAGGTCATCGAATCTTTGATCAAATCAGGATGTTTTGATTCGTTACATGACAACCGGGCAAAACTGCTCGCCGGGCTCGATACGGCCATGCAGATTGGCAGTATCGCAAATAAAGACAGGCGGATAGGGCAAAAATCTCTCTTCGATATACCCAGCAACTTAGATCAGTCAGGAAAAAAGGATTTTCCAGAAGAGTCCGATGTGGAACGATGGTCAGAGAAGGAGATACGCCAGGCAGAAAAGGAAAGCCTGGGTTTCTATTTGACTTCGCATCCCTTACATGCTTACGAAGAAAAAATCAAGCAACTATCCACAGTATCCTCTGCAGAAATCTCTGAACATGCTGAAGGGGAAGATGTGATTATCGGCGGCATTATTACCAACCTCAAGCCAAGCACCACCAAACGGGGCGACCCCATGATGTATATCACCTTAGAAGACATGAAAGGTGCTACGGAATGCGTCATCTTTAGCAAGGAATTGAAGACGTATCAGCCGCTCTTAAACAGAGACGAGGTCGTTTTTGTAAAGGGCCAGATCGGTTTCCAGAGTACGGCTCCGTCCTTACGGATAAAGGAGATTATTGCCGAAAAGGATTCATTTAAGCGCCTGGTCAAATGCGTAACTATTCGGTTTGAAACATCTGATTTTGACGAATCAAAATTCATTCAACTCAGGGAAACTATCAGGAGACACAGTGGCACATGTCCTCTTTTCTTTGAAATTTCCACACCCAATCAGGGCAACGTTCACATCAAAGCCTCCAGTCAGTATTTTGTGTCCGTAACAGATGACTTTTTGTCATGTACGAAAGAACTTTTCGGTCCCGATGCACTCCAGATTAATCAATCAGAAATACTTGCAATGGTGTAA
- a CDS encoding nucleoside-diphosphate kinase: MADELTYALITPYSLLKSRTGGILGRLLSLTNLEVVGATMFAPSDAFVDKYCATIEEQDCKPAWKKVMTDYINSNFRKVNKFRITNRTVLLFFKGPRALEKLKDDVIGPITSFQGHTIRGSFGDYVESSDGTVEYFEPAVVSAADQHTNDKQLALFAEYLPTDGGVLEDIVKFPEGVKAETTLVILKPFEEQSPLPGNIIDMFSRTGLFIVGVKLLRMSIAQAEEFYGPLINIFREKLKPKPEKIVEKLKESFKSIFTFEVPNTIVTGHAEQLSEQLKDMNAMHEFNKIVQYMTGLDPEKTSPADKKKPGTARCLALLYRGPDAIYKIRNILGPTDSKKGEPGKVRRIYGEDIMKNAAHASDAVENAERERKIIGLWDNKSPCELKETIENYLRSK; this comes from the coding sequence ATGGCGGACGAACTGACGTATGCATTGATTACTCCTTATAGCCTTTTAAAAAGCCGTACCGGCGGTATTTTAGGCCGGTTGCTTTCATTGACAAACTTAGAGGTTGTAGGCGCAACGATGTTTGCGCCGAGCGATGCCTTTGTCGATAAATATTGCGCAACCATCGAAGAACAAGACTGCAAGCCTGCATGGAAAAAGGTCATGACTGATTATATTAACAGTAACTTTCGTAAGGTAAACAAATTTAGAATTACCAATCGAACGGTACTCCTTTTCTTTAAAGGCCCCCGCGCCCTCGAAAAGTTAAAGGACGATGTGATCGGGCCTATTACCAGTTTTCAGGGACATACCATCCGCGGAAGCTTTGGAGATTACGTGGAGAGTTCGGATGGTACTGTAGAGTATTTTGAACCGGCTGTCGTATCCGCAGCAGACCAGCACACGAACGACAAACAATTAGCCCTGTTTGCCGAATATTTACCAACTGACGGAGGAGTTTTAGAGGATATTGTAAAATTTCCTGAAGGGGTCAAGGCCGAAACAACCTTAGTCATCCTGAAACCCTTTGAGGAGCAAAGTCCATTGCCGGGAAATATCATTGATATGTTTTCGAGAACGGGTTTATTTATAGTTGGGGTGAAGCTTTTGAGGATGAGTATCGCTCAGGCCGAGGAGTTCTATGGCCCGTTAATAAACATCTTTCGGGAAAAATTAAAACCCAAACCTGAAAAGATCGTTGAAAAATTGAAAGAAAGTTTTAAATCCATATTTACCTTTGAGGTACCAAATACAATTGTTACTGGTCATGCGGAACAACTGTCTGAACAACTGAAAGACATGAATGCCATGCATGAATTTAATAAGATCGTGCAGTACATGACGGGGTTGGACCCAGAAAAAACAAGTCCAGCTGATAAGAAAAAGCCAGGAACAGCCCGTTGCCTTGCACTGTTGTATCGGGGTCCGGATGCCATTTACAAAATACGAAATATTCTCGGCCCTACCGATTCGAAGAAGGGAGAACCCGGCAAGGTACGGAGGATTTACGGGGAGGATATCATGAAGAACGCGGCTCACGCCTCGGATGCCGTGGAAAACGCCGAACGTGAACGAAAGATTATTGGACTCTGGGACAATAAAAGTCCCTGTGAACTGAAAGAAACGATCGAAAACTATTTACGATCAAAGTAG
- a CDS encoding glycosyltransferase family 2 protein, whose translation MVDQKCPISACIITLNEESRIRDCLGSVKWVDEIIVVDSFSTDKTVDICREYTERVYQRAWPGHIDQKNYTIGLAKNDWILSLDADERLSPGLIPEIQEVIRNPGDTIGFLFPRCTFYLNRWIYHGGWYPNYQLRLFRKGFGLFQGINPHDRFFVNGKTRYLKCDIYHFTYENFSHQLRTINNYSDIFADVNERGKRFSLFQLIFRPLWKFIQLYILKMGFLDGLSGFIIATSSAFYVFAKYVKLWERGQNKETKKLPN comes from the coding sequence ATGGTAGACCAAAAATGTCCCATATCTGCCTGCATTATCACTCTTAACGAAGAATCCCGCATCCGTGATTGCCTTGGGAGTGTAAAGTGGGTAGATGAGATTATTGTGGTGGATTCATTCAGCACGGATAAGACGGTAGATATTTGCAGAGAATATACCGAACGGGTCTATCAACGTGCATGGCCGGGACATATCGACCAAAAGAACTACACCATTGGTTTGGCAAAGAATGACTGGATTCTTTCTCTGGATGCCGATGAAAGGCTATCGCCGGGACTTATTCCGGAGATTCAGGAGGTCATTCGTAATCCCGGAGACACCATAGGATTTCTTTTTCCCCGATGTACTTTTTATCTTAATCGCTGGATTTACCATGGGGGTTGGTATCCTAATTACCAATTGCGACTCTTTAGAAAGGGATTTGGACTATTTCAGGGTATAAATCCTCATGACAGATTTTTTGTAAATGGGAAAACCAGGTATCTGAAATGTGACATTTACCACTTTACCTACGAAAACTTTTCTCATCAATTAAGGACAATCAACAACTATTCCGATATCTTCGCTGATGTGAACGAACGTGGTAAAAGGTTCAGTCTGTTCCAATTAATTTTTCGACCACTCTGGAAGTTTATTCAACTATATATCTTAAAGATGGGCTTCCTCGATGGTTTGTCTGGATTTATTATTGCGACTTCGAGTGCCTTCTACGTTTTTGCAAAATATGTAAAGCTATGGGAACGGGGGCAAAATAAAGAGACGAAAAAACTCCCAAATTAA
- a CDS encoding MBL fold metallo-hydrolase, whose product MLIQKIPVGPLQVCCYIVREKDSAEAMIIDPGAEADTIITFLKKRHLLPKIIAITHGHGDHIGANAELKGSFPDIQICVHEEDQDMLPYPAKNLSILAAFYGGTTVRSPQADRLLKDGDTITIGGCTFEIIHTPGHTPGGICLYSRNKGNGSPPVLFSGDSLFKESIGRTDFPGCSQERLIRAIKERLFILDEKTIVYPGHGPSTTIQEEKTNNPFVITDTNNNQ is encoded by the coding sequence ATGCTTATACAGAAGATACCTGTAGGGCCATTGCAGGTATGTTGTTACATTGTTCGTGAAAAGGATTCTGCCGAGGCAATGATCATCGATCCCGGTGCGGAAGCAGATACGATCATTACGTTTCTAAAAAAAAGACATCTGCTGCCCAAAATTATTGCAATTACCCATGGACATGGGGATCATATTGGTGCCAATGCTGAACTGAAAGGGTCTTTTCCTGACATTCAAATTTGCGTACATGAAGAAGACCAGGATATGCTCCCTTATCCGGCAAAAAACCTTTCCATACTTGCTGCTTTTTATGGCGGAACAACGGTACGGTCTCCTCAGGCAGACCGGTTACTAAAGGATGGAGATACCATTACGATTGGTGGATGCACCTTTGAAATAATTCACACCCCCGGACACACACCCGGCGGGATATGTTTATACAGCCGGAACAAGGGAAATGGAAGCCCCCCCGTGCTGTTTTCCGGTGACAGCCTTTTCAAAGAAAGTATTGGCAGGACAGATTTTCCGGGCTGCAGCCAGGAAAGACTTATTCGAGCCATTAAAGAACGATTATTCATACTGGACGAAAAAACGATAGTATATCCCGGGCATGGCCCGTCAACGACGATTCAAGAGGAGAAGACAAATAACCCGTTTGTTATTACTGATACAAACAATAACCAGTAA